A stretch of Lathyrus oleraceus cultivar Zhongwan6 chromosome 6, CAAS_Psat_ZW6_1.0, whole genome shotgun sequence DNA encodes these proteins:
- the LOC127091204 gene encoding disease resistance protein RPV1 isoform X1 has product MAAVFRILILCVSIVIVNQPSTLQRTRCSMYMFLSRVRSMLMQPFRYLSDRFSFFNLGQGGTASSGPSIDSNSIHSYRYDVFISFSGADTRNTFVDHLYAHLTRKGIFAFKDDIRLEKGESLSPQLVQAIANSRVSIVVFSQKYVLSTWCLEEMATIAECRKDLKQTVFPVFFDIDPSHVRKQSGLYQNAFVLHTRKFKNDPNKVVRWKRAMVDLAEVVGWDVRNKPEFREIKNIVQEVIKTLGHKFSGLTDDLIGIQPRVEALESLLKLSSKDDDFRVVGIWGMAGIGKTTLASVLYDRISYQFDAYCFIENVSKIYKDGGATAVQIQILRQTINEINLETYSPSEISGIVSNRLCRRKILVVLDNADLLEQLEELAINPELLGTGSRMIITTRDMHILRVFGAQLSVSHDTRVSYDVYEVPLLNKKDACELFYRKAFKSKNPTSECVELIPEVLNYAQGLPIAVRVVGSFLCTRNASQWKDALDRLRSNPDKKIMDVLLVGFEGLHSEEKEIFLHIACFFKGEKEDYVKRILDACDLHPVIGIQSLVERSLITIRNQEIHMHDMLQELGKKIVRQQFPGEPGSWSRLWLYEDFYNVMMTETGTNKVKAIILDPKGHSSEYPLLRAEGLSIMRGLKILILHLHHKIFSGSLDFVSNSLQYLLWYGYPFASLPLNFEPFRLVELNMPCSLIQRLWDGHKDLPCLKRVDLSNSKCLVETPNFAGSRRLERLDLTGCISLFYVHPSIGLLDKLVFLSLEGCSSLVRLVLDGDTAFNLYSLKVLHLSGCTKLEMTPVFTEVSNLEYLDIDQCTSLVTIDQSIGDLTRLKFLSLRDCTNLVSMPKSISSIIPSLGTLDLCGCLKLKNLPLEGNISLPTEIIDHFDDVIMSLIFLDLSFCTLSTVPDAIAELRYLERLNLEGNSFESLPSSMGRLSRLAYLNLAHCSRLQSLPELQLCATSSSGGNYFKLLSGSHNHRSGLYIFDSPLLEIPEGSHNLALSWLMKLVEKPCHFRSGLDIVVPGYPFPWWFHHQFKGNSTVRIADYAGEFDNWLGFAFGVTFVENHRPATSGSSHYSLSSHLPYPLYLSFESEQTEETFDMPLRLDLNKVHGSFTGAHFWLIYISRPHCHFVTTGARITFKAHPDVELKTWGLRMVFQHDISSSFELESEIHQQDLHLDQVYESSSSRSPEVQLPYNWYVTDEEEEKFKIQLRYNWHVTEEDENENREVNMKQNHLSNMGLNT; this is encoded by the exons ATGGCAGCCGTGTTTCGCATACTTATCCTATGTGTCTCCATTGTGATAGTCAATCAACCCTCCACATTGCAAAGAACTCGGTGTTCTATGT ACATGTTTCTCTCACGTGTGAGGTCTATGCTCATGCAGCCATTCCGGTATCTGTCGGAtcgtttttcatttttcaatttgGGCCAGGGAGGTACAGCTTCTTCCGGTCCTTCCATTGATTCCAACAGCATCCATAGCTATAGATATGATGTGTTTATTAGTTTCAGTGGTGCTGACACCCGCAACACTTTTGTTGATCATCTTTATGCTCATCTAACTAGAAAGGGTATTTTCGCCTTCAAGGATGATATAAGGCTAGAGAAAGGAGAGTCCCTTTCGCCACAACTTGTACAAGCAATTGCAAATTCCCGAGTTTCTATTGTTGTCTTTTCTCAAAAATATGTACTGTCAACATGGTGTTTGGAAGAAATGGCTACTATTGCTGAATGTCGTAAAGACTTGAAACAAACTGTGTTCCCTGTTTTTTTTGATATCGATCCATCTCATGTACGAAAGCAGAGTGGGTTGTACCAGAATGCCTTTGTTTTACACACGAGGAAATTTAAAAATGATCCGAATAAGGTTGTGAGATGGAAGAGAGCCATGGTCGATTTAGCTGAAGTAGTTGGTTGGGATGTTAGGAACAA GCCAGAGTTTCGAGAAATTAAAAATATTGTTCAGGAAGTGATAAAAACATTGGGTCATAAATTCTCAGGGCTTACTGATGACCTTATTGGGATACAACCTCGAGTAGAAGCATTAGAAAGTCTTTTGAAATTAAGCTCAAAGGATGATGATTTCCGAGTTGTAGGTATTTGGGGGATGGCTGGAATCGGAAAGACAACTCTCGCTTCTGTCTTGTATGATAGAATCTCCTATCAGTTTGATGCATATTGTTTTATTGAGAATGTAAGCAAAATTTATAAAGATGGCGGTGCTACTGCTGTACAGATACAAATCCTTCGACAAACCATAAATGAAATAAATCTAGAGACATACAGCCCTTCTGAAATATCTGGAATTGTAAGTAATCGACTATGCAGAAGAAAGATTCTTGTAGTTCTTGACAATGCTGATCTATTAGAGCAACTGGAAGAATTGGCTATAAATCCCGAGTTGCTTGGCACAGGAAGCAGAATGATCATTACAACTAGGGATATGCATATTCTAAGAGTGTTTGGAGCACAGTTATCAGTCTCTCACGATACACGTGTGTCGTATGATGTGTATGAGGTTCCACTATTAAATAAGAAAGATGCTTGCGAATTATTTTACAGAAAAGCTTTTAAAAGTAAGAATCCCACTAGCGAATGTGTGGAGCTGATTCCAGAGGTACTGAACTATGCTCAAGGTCTGCCAATAGCAGTTCGAGTAGTGGGCTCTTTCTTATGTACTCGAAATGCTAGCCAATGGAAAGATGCCTTGGATAGATTGAGGAGTAATCCAGACAAAAAAATTATGGATGTGCTTCTGGTAGGTTTTGAGGGATTACATTCCGAGGAAAAAGAAATATTTCTGCATATTGCTTGTTTCTTCAAGGGGGAGAAGGAAGATTATGTGAAGCGAATTTTAGATGCTTGTGATTTGCACCCTGTCATTGGAATTCAAAGTTTAGTAGAGAGGTCACTCATAACTATTAGAAATCAGGAAATTCATATGCATGATATGTTGCAAGAATTGGGGAAGAAAATTGTCCGACAACAGTTTCCTGGCGAACCAGGATCCTGGAGTAGATTGTGGCTTTATGAGGATTTCTACAATGTCATGATGACAGAAACG GGAACAAACAAGGTTAAAGCCATAATTCTAGATCCAAAGGGGCATAGTTCTGAATACCCTTTGTTGAGGGCCGAAGGATTGTCAATAATGAGAGGACTTAAAATTCTTATATTACATTTACATCATAAGATATTTTCAGGAAGTCTGGATTTTGTTTCCAACAGCTTGCAGTATCTTCTGTGGTATGGTTACCCTTTTGCTTCTTTGCCATTAAATTTTGAGCCGTTTCGACTTGTTGAATTGAATATGCCTTGTAGCCTTATCCAACGACTATGGGACGGTCACAAG GATCTCCCTTGTTTGAAAAGGGTGGATCTGAGCAACTCAAAATGTCTTGTGGAGACACCAAATTTTGCAGGAAGCCGGAGACTTGAGCGGCTAGATCTTACGGGATGCATAAGCCTATTTTATGTCCATCCATCCATTGGACTTTTGGATAAACTTGTTTTCTTGAGTCTGGAAGGCTGCAGCAGTTTGGTCAGGCTCGTTCTTGATGGTGACACTGCATTTAACTTATATTCTCTCAAAGTTTTGCACCTGTCTGGCTGCACAAAACTTGAAATGACACCCGTTTTTACCGAGGTGTCAAATCTTGAGTATCTTGATATTGATCAATGTACGAGTTTAGTGACGATTGATCAATCGATTGGGGACCTTACACGTCTTAAGTTCTTGAGTTTAAGAGACTGCACAAATCTTGTCAGCATGCCCAAAAGCATTAGTTCTATAATACCATCTCTTGGGACTTTAGACTTGTGTGGCTGCTTAAAATTAAAGAATCTACCCTTGGAGGGAAACATATCACTGCCTACAGAAATTATTGACCACTTTGATGATGTTATCATGTCTTTGATTTTTTTGGACCTAAGCTTTTGCACTCTTAGTACAGTCCCTGATGCTATTGCAGAGTTAAGGTATTTAGAAAGGCTAAACCTTGAAGGAAATAGCTTCGAATCACTACCATCTTCAATGGGGAGGCTTTCCAGACTAGCATATTTAAATTTGGCGCATTGCAGCAGGCTTCAATCTTTGCCTGAGCTCCAATTGTGTGCTACTTCTTCATCTGGAGGAAACTATTTTAAATTATTGTCTGGATCTCATAATCATAGGTCGGGATTATATATTTTCGATTCTCCCCTCTTGGAGATCCCAGAAGGAAGTCATAACTTGGCACTTTCGTGGCTGATGAAACTAGTTGAG AAACCTTGTCACTTCCGAAGTGGCCTAGATATTGTTGTTCCTGGATACCCATTTCCGTGGTGGTTTCATCATCAATTTAAGGGAAACTCAACAGTTAGGATAGCAGACTATGCGGGTGAGTTTGACAATTGGCTTGGCTTTGCCTTTGGCGTGACATTTGTGGAAAATCATCGCCCGGCAACATCTGGTTCTTCACATTATTCATTGTCGTCACATCTTCCCTATCCTCTTTATCTCTCTTTTGAAAGTGAACAAACGGAAGAAACCTTTGATATGCCGCTTCGGTTAGACCTGAACAAGGTTCATGGCTCATTTACAGGAGCGCATTTCTGGCTAATCTATATCTCTAGGCCCCACTGCCATTTTGTAACAACAGGAGCACGTATCACATTTAAAGCTCACCCAGATGTGGAGTTGAAAACATGGGGATTACGCATGGTATTCCAGCATGATATCTCTAGTTCATTCGAGTTGGAAAGTGAGATTCATCAACAAGATCTTCACTTGGATCAGGTATATGAAAGTAGCAGCAGCAGGAGTCCTGAAGTCCAGCTTCCTTATAATTGGTATGTTACCGACGAGGAAGAGGAAAAGTTTAAAATACAGCTTCGTTATAATTGGCATGTTACCGAGGAAGATGAAAATGAGAATAGAGAAGTAAATATGAAACAAAATCATCTCTCAAATATGGGACTTAACACGTAG
- the LOC127091204 gene encoding disease resistance protein RPV1 isoform X2, which produces MGLVTDATADMFLSRVRSMLMQPFRYLSDRFSFFNLGQGGTASSGPSIDSNSIHSYRYDVFISFSGADTRNTFVDHLYAHLTRKGIFAFKDDIRLEKGESLSPQLVQAIANSRVSIVVFSQKYVLSTWCLEEMATIAECRKDLKQTVFPVFFDIDPSHVRKQSGLYQNAFVLHTRKFKNDPNKVVRWKRAMVDLAEVVGWDVRNKPEFREIKNIVQEVIKTLGHKFSGLTDDLIGIQPRVEALESLLKLSSKDDDFRVVGIWGMAGIGKTTLASVLYDRISYQFDAYCFIENVSKIYKDGGATAVQIQILRQTINEINLETYSPSEISGIVSNRLCRRKILVVLDNADLLEQLEELAINPELLGTGSRMIITTRDMHILRVFGAQLSVSHDTRVSYDVYEVPLLNKKDACELFYRKAFKSKNPTSECVELIPEVLNYAQGLPIAVRVVGSFLCTRNASQWKDALDRLRSNPDKKIMDVLLVGFEGLHSEEKEIFLHIACFFKGEKEDYVKRILDACDLHPVIGIQSLVERSLITIRNQEIHMHDMLQELGKKIVRQQFPGEPGSWSRLWLYEDFYNVMMTETGTNKVKAIILDPKGHSSEYPLLRAEGLSIMRGLKILILHLHHKIFSGSLDFVSNSLQYLLWYGYPFASLPLNFEPFRLVELNMPCSLIQRLWDGHKDLPCLKRVDLSNSKCLVETPNFAGSRRLERLDLTGCISLFYVHPSIGLLDKLVFLSLEGCSSLVRLVLDGDTAFNLYSLKVLHLSGCTKLEMTPVFTEVSNLEYLDIDQCTSLVTIDQSIGDLTRLKFLSLRDCTNLVSMPKSISSIIPSLGTLDLCGCLKLKNLPLEGNISLPTEIIDHFDDVIMSLIFLDLSFCTLSTVPDAIAELRYLERLNLEGNSFESLPSSMGRLSRLAYLNLAHCSRLQSLPELQLCATSSSGGNYFKLLSGSHNHRSGLYIFDSPLLEIPEGSHNLALSWLMKLVEKPCHFRSGLDIVVPGYPFPWWFHHQFKGNSTVRIADYAGEFDNWLGFAFGVTFVENHRPATSGSSHYSLSSHLPYPLYLSFESEQTEETFDMPLRLDLNKVHGSFTGAHFWLIYISRPHCHFVTTGARITFKAHPDVELKTWGLRMVFQHDISSSFELESEIHQQDLHLDQVYESSSSRSPEVQLPYNWYVTDEEEEKFKIQLRYNWHVTEEDENENREVNMKQNHLSNMGLNT; this is translated from the exons ATGGGTTTAGTTACAGATGCAACTGCAG ACATGTTTCTCTCACGTGTGAGGTCTATGCTCATGCAGCCATTCCGGTATCTGTCGGAtcgtttttcatttttcaatttgGGCCAGGGAGGTACAGCTTCTTCCGGTCCTTCCATTGATTCCAACAGCATCCATAGCTATAGATATGATGTGTTTATTAGTTTCAGTGGTGCTGACACCCGCAACACTTTTGTTGATCATCTTTATGCTCATCTAACTAGAAAGGGTATTTTCGCCTTCAAGGATGATATAAGGCTAGAGAAAGGAGAGTCCCTTTCGCCACAACTTGTACAAGCAATTGCAAATTCCCGAGTTTCTATTGTTGTCTTTTCTCAAAAATATGTACTGTCAACATGGTGTTTGGAAGAAATGGCTACTATTGCTGAATGTCGTAAAGACTTGAAACAAACTGTGTTCCCTGTTTTTTTTGATATCGATCCATCTCATGTACGAAAGCAGAGTGGGTTGTACCAGAATGCCTTTGTTTTACACACGAGGAAATTTAAAAATGATCCGAATAAGGTTGTGAGATGGAAGAGAGCCATGGTCGATTTAGCTGAAGTAGTTGGTTGGGATGTTAGGAACAA GCCAGAGTTTCGAGAAATTAAAAATATTGTTCAGGAAGTGATAAAAACATTGGGTCATAAATTCTCAGGGCTTACTGATGACCTTATTGGGATACAACCTCGAGTAGAAGCATTAGAAAGTCTTTTGAAATTAAGCTCAAAGGATGATGATTTCCGAGTTGTAGGTATTTGGGGGATGGCTGGAATCGGAAAGACAACTCTCGCTTCTGTCTTGTATGATAGAATCTCCTATCAGTTTGATGCATATTGTTTTATTGAGAATGTAAGCAAAATTTATAAAGATGGCGGTGCTACTGCTGTACAGATACAAATCCTTCGACAAACCATAAATGAAATAAATCTAGAGACATACAGCCCTTCTGAAATATCTGGAATTGTAAGTAATCGACTATGCAGAAGAAAGATTCTTGTAGTTCTTGACAATGCTGATCTATTAGAGCAACTGGAAGAATTGGCTATAAATCCCGAGTTGCTTGGCACAGGAAGCAGAATGATCATTACAACTAGGGATATGCATATTCTAAGAGTGTTTGGAGCACAGTTATCAGTCTCTCACGATACACGTGTGTCGTATGATGTGTATGAGGTTCCACTATTAAATAAGAAAGATGCTTGCGAATTATTTTACAGAAAAGCTTTTAAAAGTAAGAATCCCACTAGCGAATGTGTGGAGCTGATTCCAGAGGTACTGAACTATGCTCAAGGTCTGCCAATAGCAGTTCGAGTAGTGGGCTCTTTCTTATGTACTCGAAATGCTAGCCAATGGAAAGATGCCTTGGATAGATTGAGGAGTAATCCAGACAAAAAAATTATGGATGTGCTTCTGGTAGGTTTTGAGGGATTACATTCCGAGGAAAAAGAAATATTTCTGCATATTGCTTGTTTCTTCAAGGGGGAGAAGGAAGATTATGTGAAGCGAATTTTAGATGCTTGTGATTTGCACCCTGTCATTGGAATTCAAAGTTTAGTAGAGAGGTCACTCATAACTATTAGAAATCAGGAAATTCATATGCATGATATGTTGCAAGAATTGGGGAAGAAAATTGTCCGACAACAGTTTCCTGGCGAACCAGGATCCTGGAGTAGATTGTGGCTTTATGAGGATTTCTACAATGTCATGATGACAGAAACG GGAACAAACAAGGTTAAAGCCATAATTCTAGATCCAAAGGGGCATAGTTCTGAATACCCTTTGTTGAGGGCCGAAGGATTGTCAATAATGAGAGGACTTAAAATTCTTATATTACATTTACATCATAAGATATTTTCAGGAAGTCTGGATTTTGTTTCCAACAGCTTGCAGTATCTTCTGTGGTATGGTTACCCTTTTGCTTCTTTGCCATTAAATTTTGAGCCGTTTCGACTTGTTGAATTGAATATGCCTTGTAGCCTTATCCAACGACTATGGGACGGTCACAAG GATCTCCCTTGTTTGAAAAGGGTGGATCTGAGCAACTCAAAATGTCTTGTGGAGACACCAAATTTTGCAGGAAGCCGGAGACTTGAGCGGCTAGATCTTACGGGATGCATAAGCCTATTTTATGTCCATCCATCCATTGGACTTTTGGATAAACTTGTTTTCTTGAGTCTGGAAGGCTGCAGCAGTTTGGTCAGGCTCGTTCTTGATGGTGACACTGCATTTAACTTATATTCTCTCAAAGTTTTGCACCTGTCTGGCTGCACAAAACTTGAAATGACACCCGTTTTTACCGAGGTGTCAAATCTTGAGTATCTTGATATTGATCAATGTACGAGTTTAGTGACGATTGATCAATCGATTGGGGACCTTACACGTCTTAAGTTCTTGAGTTTAAGAGACTGCACAAATCTTGTCAGCATGCCCAAAAGCATTAGTTCTATAATACCATCTCTTGGGACTTTAGACTTGTGTGGCTGCTTAAAATTAAAGAATCTACCCTTGGAGGGAAACATATCACTGCCTACAGAAATTATTGACCACTTTGATGATGTTATCATGTCTTTGATTTTTTTGGACCTAAGCTTTTGCACTCTTAGTACAGTCCCTGATGCTATTGCAGAGTTAAGGTATTTAGAAAGGCTAAACCTTGAAGGAAATAGCTTCGAATCACTACCATCTTCAATGGGGAGGCTTTCCAGACTAGCATATTTAAATTTGGCGCATTGCAGCAGGCTTCAATCTTTGCCTGAGCTCCAATTGTGTGCTACTTCTTCATCTGGAGGAAACTATTTTAAATTATTGTCTGGATCTCATAATCATAGGTCGGGATTATATATTTTCGATTCTCCCCTCTTGGAGATCCCAGAAGGAAGTCATAACTTGGCACTTTCGTGGCTGATGAAACTAGTTGAG AAACCTTGTCACTTCCGAAGTGGCCTAGATATTGTTGTTCCTGGATACCCATTTCCGTGGTGGTTTCATCATCAATTTAAGGGAAACTCAACAGTTAGGATAGCAGACTATGCGGGTGAGTTTGACAATTGGCTTGGCTTTGCCTTTGGCGTGACATTTGTGGAAAATCATCGCCCGGCAACATCTGGTTCTTCACATTATTCATTGTCGTCACATCTTCCCTATCCTCTTTATCTCTCTTTTGAAAGTGAACAAACGGAAGAAACCTTTGATATGCCGCTTCGGTTAGACCTGAACAAGGTTCATGGCTCATTTACAGGAGCGCATTTCTGGCTAATCTATATCTCTAGGCCCCACTGCCATTTTGTAACAACAGGAGCACGTATCACATTTAAAGCTCACCCAGATGTGGAGTTGAAAACATGGGGATTACGCATGGTATTCCAGCATGATATCTCTAGTTCATTCGAGTTGGAAAGTGAGATTCATCAACAAGATCTTCACTTGGATCAGGTATATGAAAGTAGCAGCAGCAGGAGTCCTGAAGTCCAGCTTCCTTATAATTGGTATGTTACCGACGAGGAAGAGGAAAAGTTTAAAATACAGCTTCGTTATAATTGGCATGTTACCGAGGAAGATGAAAATGAGAATAGAGAAGTAAATATGAAACAAAATCATCTCTCAAATATGGGACTTAACACGTAG